One Novosphingobium sp. G106 DNA segment encodes these proteins:
- a CDS encoding TetR/AcrR family transcriptional regulator yields MSERTRNREDAVVRKAQIIDQALQIVGELGYYGFTIQGLAERCGISNAGLLYYFGSKDKLLLALLDEIERRGEDRVEHLVAAATQDAQSSEQTYAATVVLLQEMVAQFLADVTQTRFVAALQLESMNEAHPAHAWFRDREAETIDLFTQLASPWTDEPLSAARQLNALMNGLGQQWLRAGETFDLVEEWGRALRVVLPGPGAR; encoded by the coding sequence ATGTCTGAACGCACGCGAAATCGTGAGGATGCCGTGGTCCGCAAGGCCCAGATCATCGATCAGGCGCTGCAGATCGTCGGCGAACTCGGCTACTATGGCTTCACCATCCAGGGCCTGGCAGAGCGGTGCGGCATCTCCAATGCCGGGCTGCTTTACTACTTCGGGTCGAAGGACAAGCTGCTGCTGGCCTTGCTCGACGAGATCGAGCGCCGCGGCGAGGACCGGGTCGAGCATCTGGTCGCCGCCGCGACCCAGGATGCCCAGTCCTCCGAACAGACCTACGCGGCGACGGTCGTGTTGTTGCAGGAGATGGTTGCGCAGTTTCTTGCCGACGTGACGCAGACCCGTTTCGTCGCGGCGCTCCAGCTCGAGTCCATGAACGAAGCGCATCCGGCGCACGCCTGGTTCCGCGACCGTGAGGCTGAGACGATCGATCTGTTCACGCAGCTCGCCTCGCCCTGGACGGACGAGCCGCTGTCGGCTGCGCGGCAGCTCAATGCGCTGATGAACGGGCTTGGCCAGCAATGGCTGCGCGCCGGCGAGACGTTCGATCTGGTCGAAGAATGGGGCCGGGCGCTGCGCGTCGTCCTGCCGGGGCCGGGCGCTCGCTAG
- a CDS encoding alpha/beta hydrolase, with translation MPDETMLEVPARSIPAPSHLSAEARAQLAHWTLSNPPWPVQDDIQGWRDLIAGMNAMGEAGLGMMSQHIAAEVEEIDADGARVFVVTPAGITADDDRVYLDFHGGAMLWGDGESCRAMGKITAAMMGARVWAVDYRTPPDHPYPAPLDDCVAAYRALLRQYSPDRIIFGGASAGGNFSAATILRARDEGLPLPAACVLMTPEIDLTECGDSFRTLLGIDTALTSSLMPANLLYAGGHDLADPYVSPLFGDFTKGFPPTLLQSGTRDLFLSNTVLMHRALRRADIEAELHIFDAATHVMFMSGPEAADRTREVRCFVDRHWR, from the coding sequence ATGCCCGACGAAACCATGCTTGAGGTTCCTGCCCGCAGCATTCCGGCGCCCAGCCACCTCAGCGCCGAGGCACGGGCACAGCTTGCCCATTGGACGCTGTCGAACCCGCCCTGGCCCGTGCAGGACGACATCCAGGGCTGGCGCGACCTGATCGCCGGCATGAACGCCATGGGCGAGGCAGGGCTCGGCATGATGAGCCAGCACATTGCCGCCGAGGTCGAGGAGATCGACGCCGATGGTGCGCGCGTCTTCGTCGTGACGCCAGCCGGCATCACGGCCGACGACGACCGCGTATATCTGGATTTCCACGGCGGTGCGATGCTCTGGGGCGACGGCGAAAGCTGCCGCGCGATGGGCAAGATCACCGCCGCGATGATGGGCGCCCGCGTCTGGGCGGTTGATTATCGAACGCCGCCCGACCATCCCTATCCGGCGCCGCTCGACGATTGCGTTGCCGCTTACCGCGCGCTGCTGCGCCAGTACTCACCCGATCGCATCATCTTCGGCGGCGCTTCGGCCGGCGGCAATTTCTCTGCGGCGACGATCCTGCGCGCCCGCGATGAAGGTCTGCCGCTTCCCGCCGCCTGCGTGCTGATGACGCCCGAGATCGATCTCACCGAATGCGGCGACAGTTTCCGGACGCTGCTCGGCATCGATACGGCGCTGACTTCCAGCCTGATGCCCGCAAATCTGCTTTACGCCGGAGGGCACGATCTCGCCGATCCCTACGTCTCGCCGCTGTTCGGCGATTTCACCAAGGGCTTTCCGCCGACCCTGCTGCAGAGCGGCACGCGCGACCTGTTCCTGTCTAACACCGTTCTGATGCACCGCGCGCTGCGCCGTGCCGACATCGAAGCCGAACTCCACATTTTCGACGCCGCAACCCACGTCATGTTCATGAGCGGGCCGGAAGCCGCCGATCGCACGCGCGAAGTGCGGTGTTTCGTCGACAGGCACTGGCGATAA
- a CDS encoding tannase/feruloyl esterase family alpha/beta hydrolase has protein sequence MPTKNDVRLAPAVRTLARRGKSLKAAAGVASAALIVAATTANTGASPPAARPFDLAGSCTPEAMQAAVANLSTKVTVRQIANGPRFAGGTRLVAATDKLPAFCQVTGSFVTNPATGKTANFLATFPANWNGKYLQMGCSGHCGQFAVSDPAQPQATITNQGLPYDTIARGYASFATDEGHEGFSGGTWAIKGPGQVDEEAIADLFYRADKVLAGMGKEFTAAFYGRASGAPQKIARSYFNGCSGGGRDAFVAASYFPEAFDGIIGGSAYNGIGAAFQFAGIPSGQLRSAGAVVPPSLIALIDPIVKAQCDGLDGVKDGLIQNPAACNFRPDRDLPKCTSGSPAGQCFTPEQIETVSLLLSAVTDERGNVVQPGFSVSEIQAASFLTPPRPADLSARDPFPGSDTGALNGGYWPLADAYLKVFVHKNDPNFFTRQLFTFRSGGPGPINAFHVIAPSSEVALVKREARMGIGHFPENFDPFIRQDRKFLMWHNLSDQVLTPYMSINFYKELAARHGGYGKLQRNVRLFSLPGTPHCSMGGVGPNSFDALTAMENWVEKGIAPDALPAKLYPANAMGFKQFDKPPTRTMPLCKFPTMAHYKGSGDVNDGANWSCPSGDTSMLRVGESGRQAGVVQ, from the coding sequence ATGCCAACTAAGAATGATGTCCGGCTCGCGCCGGCGGTAAGGACGCTTGCGCGTCGCGGAAAATCGCTGAAGGCCGCGGCGGGCGTTGCAAGTGCAGCGCTGATAGTCGCCGCGACCACTGCCAATACTGGGGCCAGCCCGCCGGCTGCGCGGCCTTTCGATCTGGCCGGCTCGTGCACGCCCGAAGCCATGCAGGCGGCGGTAGCCAATCTGTCGACGAAAGTGACGGTCAGGCAGATCGCCAACGGTCCGCGTTTCGCCGGGGGCACCAGGCTGGTCGCCGCGACCGATAAGCTCCCTGCTTTCTGCCAGGTGACGGGTAGTTTCGTCACCAATCCGGCGACGGGCAAGACCGCAAACTTCCTCGCGACCTTCCCGGCCAACTGGAACGGCAAATACCTCCAGATGGGCTGCTCGGGCCACTGCGGCCAGTTCGCGGTCAGCGATCCGGCACAGCCGCAGGCCACTATCACCAACCAGGGACTGCCCTACGACACGATCGCGCGCGGCTATGCGTCCTTCGCCACCGACGAGGGCCATGAGGGCTTCTCGGGCGGCACCTGGGCGATCAAGGGACCGGGCCAGGTCGACGAGGAAGCGATCGCCGATCTGTTCTACCGCGCCGACAAGGTCCTGGCGGGCATGGGCAAGGAGTTCACCGCTGCGTTCTATGGCCGGGCGAGCGGCGCGCCGCAGAAGATCGCCCGGTCCTATTTCAACGGCTGCTCGGGCGGCGGGCGCGATGCCTTCGTCGCCGCGTCCTATTTCCCCGAGGCATTCGACGGCATCATCGGCGGTTCGGCCTACAATGGCATCGGCGCCGCGTTCCAGTTTGCCGGCATTCCCAGCGGCCAGCTGCGCTCGGCCGGCGCGGTCGTGCCGCCCAGCCTGATCGCGCTGATCGATCCGATCGTGAAGGCGCAGTGCGACGGGCTCGACGGGGTCAAGGACGGGCTCATCCAGAACCCCGCGGCCTGTAATTTCCGCCCCGACCGCGACTTGCCCAAGTGCACCTCCGGTTCGCCCGCGGGCCAGTGCTTCACGCCCGAGCAGATCGAGACGGTCAGCCTGCTGCTGAGCGCGGTCACTGACGAACGCGGCAATGTCGTCCAGCCGGGCTTCTCGGTAAGCGAGATCCAGGCCGCATCGTTCCTGACGCCGCCGCGTCCCGCCGATCTTTCGGCGAGGGATCCGTTCCCCGGATCCGATACCGGCGCCTTGAACGGCGGCTACTGGCCGCTCGCCGACGCCTATCTCAAGGTTTTCGTTCACAAGAACGATCCCAATTTCTTCACTCGCCAGCTCTTCACCTTTCGCAGCGGCGGCCCGGGACCGATCAACGCCTTCCACGTCATCGCGCCGAGCTCGGAAGTGGCGCTCGTCAAACGCGAGGCGCGCATGGGGATCGGCCATTTCCCGGAGAACTTCGATCCCTTCATCCGGCAGGATCGCAAGTTCCTGATGTGGCACAATCTCAGCGACCAGGTGCTGACGCCCTATATGTCGATCAACTTCTACAAGGAGCTTGCCGCACGGCATGGCGGCTACGGCAAGCTCCAGCGCAACGTCCGCCTGTTCTCGCTGCCGGGCACGCCCCATTGCAGCATGGGCGGCGTCGGTCCGAACAGCTTCGACGCGCTGACCGCTATGGAGAACTGGGTCGAGAAGGGCATCGCCCCCGATGCGCTTCCGGCAAAGCTCTATCCGGCCAATGCCATGGGCTTCAAGCAATTCGATAAGCCGCCGACGCGCACGATGCCGCTCTGCAAGTTCCCGACGATGGCCCACTACAAGGGCAGCGGCGACGTCAACGACGGCGCGAACTGGTCGTGCCCCTCGGGCGACACATCGATGCTGCGCGTGGGTGAGAGCGGCCGGCAGGCGGGCGTCGTCCAGTGA